One part of the Negativicoccus succinicivorans genome encodes these proteins:
- the tpx gene encoding thiol peroxidase: MEKRTTKWDGQVLALAGNEIKVGDTAPDATLVARDLSAKKLSDWNGQIKVLLAMPSMDTPVCQSQVRQFNKDAVSFADDVVVIALSTDLPFAQERFCAAEGLDRVVTLSDHKTAEFGEKYGYLVPDLRLLSRGVVIVDRDNVVRYIEYVPEASDQVDFASALEALKKL, translated from the coding sequence ATGGAAAAACGCACTACCAAATGGGATGGCCAGGTATTGGCTCTCGCCGGAAACGAAATTAAAGTCGGTGATACCGCTCCGGACGCGACACTGGTCGCGCGGGATTTGTCGGCCAAAAAACTGTCGGACTGGAACGGCCAAATCAAAGTTCTCTTGGCGATGCCGTCGATGGATACGCCGGTTTGCCAAAGCCAGGTTCGTCAGTTCAACAAAGACGCGGTATCGTTTGCCGATGATGTTGTTGTCATCGCGTTGAGCACGGACTTGCCGTTTGCGCAGGAACGTTTCTGCGCGGCGGAAGGATTGGATCGCGTCGTCACGCTTTCCGACCACAAAACGGCGGAATTCGGTGAGAAATACGGTTACCTCGTTCCGGATCTGCGTCTGCTCTCGCGCGGCGTAGTGATCGTCGATCGCGACAATGTCGTACGGTACATCGAATACGTGCCGGAAGCCAGCGATCAGGTTGACTTCGCAAGCGCCTTGGAAGCATTGAAAAAACTGTAA
- a CDS encoding MBL fold metallo-hydrolase: MPKTQFNTLEDLAREIANGRGQYSEKNTGKSAAQDTPRIAPKETVAAMERPELEMITLASSSKGNATLVRTPRTQVLVDCGISARRITQALAELHVDPEQLAGVLLTHEHSDHVKGLAAFLKRYSLPVYTTRATFQALGETAVTYARRFVEVTRPFTLGDLDVERFAISHDAADPGGFTFAATRVKAAVCTDLGFVSSDVEAALQEATLLVLEANHDPVMLREGPYSAFLKARILGARGHLANGETGRLLARLYRGRRMDVILAHRSETNNTCAAVAAAMETMLNVTGIKEEAAGIHWQHGAVLGNVRCASKTVTNEEKECETIVNTSLLSPSC; the protein is encoded by the coding sequence TTGCCGAAAACGCAGTTCAACACACTGGAAGATTTAGCGCGCGAGATTGCGAACGGGCGCGGTCAATATAGCGAAAAGAATACGGGTAAGAGCGCCGCGCAGGACACGCCGCGCATCGCGCCGAAGGAAACCGTGGCGGCGATGGAACGGCCGGAACTCGAAATGATCACGCTGGCCTCTTCGAGCAAGGGGAATGCCACGTTAGTGCGCACGCCGCGGACGCAGGTGCTGGTCGATTGCGGCATCAGCGCGCGCCGTATCACGCAGGCGCTGGCGGAATTGCATGTCGATCCGGAGCAACTGGCCGGCGTTTTGCTTACGCATGAACACAGCGATCACGTGAAAGGTTTGGCCGCCTTTTTGAAACGCTATTCGTTGCCGGTGTATACGACACGCGCGACGTTTCAGGCGCTCGGCGAGACCGCGGTGACGTACGCGCGCCGCTTTGTGGAAGTAACGCGGCCGTTTACCCTCGGCGATTTGGATGTGGAACGGTTCGCGATCAGTCATGACGCGGCGGATCCGGGCGGATTCACCTTCGCCGCGACGCGCGTGAAAGCCGCGGTGTGCACCGACTTGGGTTTTGTGTCGTCCGATGTGGAAGCGGCGTTGCAAGAAGCTACGCTGCTGGTGCTTGAAGCTAACCACGATCCCGTCATGTTGCGCGAAGGACCGTACAGCGCGTTTTTGAAAGCGCGCATTTTGGGCGCGCGCGGCCATTTGGCGAACGGCGAAACCGGCCGATTGCTGGCGCGTCTGTATCGGGGTCGGCGAATGGATGTCATTTTAGCGCACCGAAGTGAAACGAATAATACTTGCGCGGCGGTTGCCGCGGCGATGGAAACGATGCTCAACGTCACCGGCATTAAAGAGGAGGCGGCGGGCATTCACTGGCAGCACGGCGCCGTTTTGGGAAATGTGCGCTGCGCGTCGAAAACTGTTACGAACGAGGAGAAAGAATGCGAAACAATCGTAAATACATCATTATTATCGCCGTCCTGCTGA
- a CDS encoding S1C family serine protease, with protein sequence MRNNRKYIIIIAVLLIIIGVLLGVFLGRHWWAPQGDGNDFESLNTPKEERILSNVRNTSIVQAVKQVGPAVVGISTKVYDRDMFNRRVLVGESVGSGVIFDKRGYIVTNYHVVGTSDDVNVMLATNETITGKVIGRDEATDLAVIKIEHEELPVAELGDSSSLVVGEPAIAIGNPLGLELRGTVTVGVISALNRTINPLEQHYPLIQTDAAINQGNSGGALVNAEGKVVGINSAKIANNGVEGLGFAIPINAARPILKELIAHGEIRRAYIGVWAVDQAIAARYGYEWPAGETGVLVVKKDPRGPLGMTDVGSGDFLTAVNGQAIASLQDLRQQIDAQAPGQKITLGYRHDGRERTAEVTLQEAR encoded by the coding sequence ATGCGAAACAATCGTAAATACATCATTATTATCGCCGTCCTGCTGATCATTATCGGAGTACTGCTGGGCGTCTTTTTGGGGCGCCACTGGTGGGCGCCGCAAGGTGACGGCAACGACTTTGAGTCTTTGAATACGCCGAAAGAAGAACGGATTTTATCCAATGTCCGCAATACTTCGATCGTGCAGGCCGTCAAACAGGTGGGACCCGCGGTAGTAGGCATCAGCACGAAAGTGTATGACCGCGATATGTTTAATCGGCGCGTGCTGGTTGGCGAAAGCGTCGGCAGCGGCGTCATCTTCGATAAGCGGGGATACATCGTCACCAACTACCATGTGGTGGGGACAAGTGATGACGTGAATGTCATGTTGGCGACAAACGAAACGATTACCGGCAAAGTGATCGGCCGCGATGAAGCCACCGATCTCGCCGTCATTAAAATCGAACATGAAGAGTTGCCGGTGGCGGAACTCGGCGACTCGAGTTCATTGGTCGTCGGCGAACCGGCGATCGCGATCGGCAATCCGTTGGGGCTGGAATTGCGCGGCACGGTGACGGTCGGCGTTATTTCCGCGTTGAACCGCACGATCAATCCGCTGGAACAGCATTATCCGTTAATTCAGACGGACGCGGCGATCAACCAGGGCAACAGCGGCGGGGCGCTGGTCAATGCCGAGGGCAAGGTAGTCGGCATCAACAGCGCCAAAATCGCGAATAACGGCGTGGAAGGTTTGGGTTTTGCCATTCCGATCAACGCGGCGCGGCCGATCTTAAAAGAATTGATTGCGCATGGCGAAATCCGTCGCGCGTACATAGGCGTATGGGCGGTCGATCAAGCCATTGCGGCTCGTTACGGTTACGAGTGGCCGGCGGGCGAAACCGGTGTCCTCGTCGTGAAAAAAGATCCGCGCGGACCGCTCGGCATGACCGATGTAGGATCGGGCGATTTTCTGACGGCGGTGAACGGTCAGGCGATCGCGAGCCTTCAAGACTTGCGCCAGCAAATTGACGCGCAGGCGCCGGGGCAGAAAATTACGCTCGGGTATCGCCATGACGGCAGGGAACGAACCGCCGAAGTGACGTTGCAGGAGGCGCGCTGA
- the larE gene encoding ATP-dependent sacrificial sulfur transferase LarE — protein MLTPETLAKLTRLRRLLKADERVVLAYSGGIDSSLLAYLGQQMLGDHLLAVTCVSPLLPPAERIAARRFAAGHGIRHMEWPTPDLDCEAVAHNAPDRCYHCKYRRFAALLEYARTHGYRAVWEGSNIDDLGQYRPGLRALRELPVTSPYLDANFMKADIRDVARHLGLSIWDKPAAPCLATRFPYETELDAHILSKVAVAETLLRAVLGEPLRLRYDGHAATIEADAKRLARISAKRKQKLLQCVRQCGIEAVQFAPDGYRSGRYDHEDNKKTPR, from the coding sequence ATGCTCACGCCGGAAACGCTCGCTAAACTGACGCGGCTGCGCCGACTGTTAAAAGCCGACGAACGCGTCGTGCTCGCCTATTCGGGCGGCATCGATTCTTCGTTGCTCGCGTATCTCGGTCAGCAGATGCTCGGCGACCATTTGCTCGCCGTCACCTGCGTGAGTCCGCTGCTCCCGCCGGCGGAACGCATCGCGGCCCGCCGCTTTGCCGCCGGCCACGGCATCCGCCACATGGAATGGCCGACGCCGGATCTCGACTGTGAGGCCGTCGCGCACAACGCGCCGGATCGCTGCTATCATTGCAAGTATCGTCGCTTTGCCGCTCTGCTGGAATACGCGCGCACGCACGGTTACCGGGCGGTCTGGGAAGGCAGCAATATCGACGATCTCGGCCAATACCGGCCGGGCTTGCGGGCGCTGCGGGAACTGCCCGTGACTTCGCCTTACCTCGACGCGAACTTTATGAAAGCGGACATCCGCGACGTCGCCCGTCATCTCGGTCTGTCCATTTGGGATAAACCGGCCGCGCCCTGTCTCGCCACCCGCTTTCCGTACGAAACCGAACTCGACGCGCACATATTGAGCAAAGTCGCGGTGGCGGAAACTCTTTTGCGCGCCGTGTTGGGCGAACCGCTGCGGCTGCGCTATGACGGTCACGCCGCGACGATTGAAGCGGATGCCAAACGACTAGCGCGTATCTCCGCGAAGCGCAAACAAAAATTATTACAATGCGTTCGTCAATGCGGCATCGAGGCTGTGCAATTCGCCCCTGACGGTTACCGAAGCGGCCGCTACGATCATGAAGACAATAAAAAAACACCTCGCTGA
- a CDS encoding pyridoxal phosphate-dependent aminotransferase, giving the protein MDWKTKMVPRVISIPPSGIRKFFDLASAMDNVISLGVGEPDFNAPDKVIKACIASLEKGETSYTGNAGILPLREEIAKLFAEHYGVEYDSKTEITVTIGVSEAIDMTLRALLNPGDEVLIPDPAYVAYPACVTLAGGTPVLVPTRQEDGFRLTAQALEKYITPKTKVLLIGFPNNPTGTIMDRESLMEIAEVAKRHDLVVISDEIYAELTYEGTHTCIASLPGMRERTVVFNGFSKAYAMTGMRIGYACAPRELTETMFKIHQYAIMCAPTTSQKGALAALRECDEDVAAMKAEYDRRRLFVYDELTKMGLPCVKPQGAFYIFPDIRSRGLTDNEFAEGLLAAERIAVVPGSAFGEQGKGHVRISYAASMENLAEAMKRIARFIASKK; this is encoded by the coding sequence ATGGACTGGAAAACAAAAATGGTGCCGCGGGTCATTTCGATACCGCCGTCGGGCATTCGCAAATTTTTTGATTTGGCGAGCGCCATGGATAATGTGATTTCACTCGGCGTGGGAGAACCTGATTTCAACGCGCCGGATAAAGTCATTAAAGCCTGCATAGCAAGTCTGGAAAAAGGGGAAACGTCGTACACGGGCAATGCCGGTATTTTGCCTTTGCGTGAAGAAATCGCCAAACTGTTCGCCGAACATTACGGCGTCGAATACGATTCCAAGACGGAGATCACGGTGACGATCGGCGTTTCGGAAGCGATCGACATGACTTTGCGCGCGCTGTTGAATCCGGGAGATGAAGTGCTGATCCCCGATCCGGCCTATGTGGCGTATCCGGCTTGCGTGACGTTGGCGGGCGGTACGCCGGTACTCGTGCCGACGCGGCAGGAAGACGGTTTCCGTCTGACGGCGCAAGCGCTGGAAAAATATATTACCCCGAAAACAAAAGTATTGCTGATCGGTTTCCCGAACAACCCGACGGGCACGATCATGGATCGCGAATCGCTTATGGAGATCGCCGAAGTGGCGAAACGGCACGACCTCGTCGTTATTTCCGATGAAATTTACGCGGAACTGACCTATGAAGGCACGCACACCTGCATCGCGTCGCTACCGGGCATGCGGGAACGCACCGTCGTTTTCAACGGCTTTTCCAAAGCCTACGCGATGACCGGCATGCGTATCGGTTACGCCTGCGCGCCGCGCGAACTCACGGAAACGATGTTCAAGATCCACCAGTACGCGATTATGTGCGCGCCGACGACCAGTCAAAAAGGAGCGCTCGCCGCTCTGCGCGAATGCGACGAAGATGTCGCCGCGATGAAAGCGGAATACGACCGTCGTCGCCTGTTCGTATACGACGAACTGACGAAAATGGGTCTGCCCTGTGTGAAGCCGCAAGGTGCCTTCTACATCTTCCCGGATATTCGCAGCAGGGGACTTACGGATAATGAATTCGCCGAAGGTTTACTCGCCGCCGAACGTATCGCCGTCGTGCCGGGTTCGGCATTCGGCGAACAGGGGAAAGGCCACGTGCGCATTTCCTACGCGGCGAGCATGGAAAATCTCGCCGAAGCCATGAAACGCATCGCGCGTTTTATCGCCTCGAAAAAATAA
- a CDS encoding RuBisCO large subunit C-terminal-like domain-containing protein, which translates to MTHLSLPRWQAAYAVTANDRAEAEQLAHNLAVEQTIEYPYELVEGTWYADEMTGRIEAIEPLHETEWKVTVSYPAEAVQGEILQLLNMLYGNSSLKIKTRLLDFTLSPELAAEYPGPRYGLNGLRDYWQAPDGPLVMAVLKPIGHSSREFAAMASAFARAGAAVVKDDHSLHNQKFSPFRERVTACVDAITNANAQAGHHTAYLPNITSAGAELIERALCAQELGANGIMVAPALTGWGSVHELANYPDFTLPIVCHPSWSGPMVRGPRPVVSPFVYNGLFPRLAGADSVIVVGAGGRFGVHNDACLASRDGALCAWGNCRPLLPAIGGGMTLDAIAELPQIYGDDIMYLVGGALFRESPDIEQNTRRFLAGVETIYAHAGNAR; encoded by the coding sequence ATGACGCATTTATCTCTTCCCCGCTGGCAGGCCGCGTACGCCGTCACCGCGAACGATCGCGCCGAAGCGGAGCAACTTGCTCACAATCTCGCCGTCGAACAGACGATTGAATATCCCTACGAATTGGTGGAAGGCACCTGGTACGCCGACGAAATGACCGGCCGCATCGAAGCCATCGAACCGCTTCATGAAACGGAGTGGAAAGTGACCGTCAGCTATCCCGCCGAAGCGGTGCAGGGTGAAATTTTGCAGCTTTTGAATATGCTGTACGGAAATTCTTCGTTGAAAATCAAGACGCGTTTATTGGACTTCACATTGAGTCCAGAGCTCGCCGCCGAATATCCCGGTCCGCGCTACGGTCTTAACGGTTTGCGCGACTATTGGCAAGCACCCGACGGACCGTTGGTGATGGCGGTGCTCAAACCCATCGGTCACAGCAGCCGCGAATTCGCCGCCATGGCGAGCGCCTTCGCCCGCGCGGGCGCGGCGGTGGTGAAAGACGACCACAGCCTGCATAATCAGAAATTTTCTCCTTTTCGGGAACGCGTGACGGCGTGCGTCGACGCGATCACGAACGCCAACGCGCAAGCCGGTCACCACACGGCGTACTTGCCGAATATCACAAGCGCCGGCGCGGAATTGATCGAGCGCGCGCTGTGCGCGCAGGAGCTCGGCGCGAACGGCATCATGGTAGCGCCGGCCTTGACCGGTTGGGGCAGCGTACACGAACTCGCGAATTATCCCGATTTCACTTTGCCCATTGTCTGCCACCCGTCCTGGAGCGGCCCGATGGTGCGCGGTCCGCGACCGGTGGTTTCCCCCTTTGTCTATAACGGTTTGTTTCCGCGCTTGGCCGGCGCCGACAGCGTCATCGTCGTGGGCGCCGGCGGTCGTTTCGGAGTGCACAATGACGCGTGTCTGGCGAGCCGTGACGGCGCGCTCTGCGCGTGGGGAAATTGCCGCCCGCTATTGCCCGCCATCGGCGGCGGCATGACGCTCGACGCGATCGCCGAATTGCCGCAAATCTACGGTGACGATATTATGTACCTCGTCGGCGGAGCGCTATTCCGTGAAAGTCCCGATATCGAACAGAACACGCGCCGCTTTTTGGCAGGAGTCGAAACGATCTATGCTCACGCCGGAAACGCTCGCTAA
- a CDS encoding 23S rRNA (pseudouridine(1915)-N(3))-methyltransferase RlmH, translating into MRYRLLCVGKLKQDFLKEACAEYIKRLRPYGELTCIEVPEAKTTTRPSEKEREAQLEEEGNALLQHIRPQDYLIVLDLHGKELSSTDFAAKLASLAVDGVGEVTLAIGGAYGLGENVRKRAQFRWALSPLTFTHQMTRYLVLEQLYRAAKINHREPYHW; encoded by the coding sequence ATGCGCTATCGTCTGCTTTGCGTCGGCAAATTGAAACAGGATTTTCTCAAAGAGGCTTGCGCGGAGTACATCAAAAGGTTGCGTCCGTACGGCGAACTGACATGTATCGAGGTACCGGAAGCCAAGACGACGACGCGACCGAGCGAAAAAGAACGCGAAGCGCAGTTGGAAGAAGAAGGAAACGCGCTGCTGCAGCATATTCGTCCGCAGGATTACCTGATCGTGCTCGATTTGCACGGTAAGGAACTGTCGTCGACGGATTTCGCGGCGAAGCTCGCGAGCCTCGCGGTCGACGGCGTCGGCGAAGTCACGCTGGCGATCGGCGGCGCGTACGGACTCGGCGAGAACGTGCGCAAGCGGGCGCAGTTTCGCTGGGCGCTTTCGCCTTTGACATTTACGCATCAAATGACGCGGTACCTGGTATTGGAACAACTTTACCGAGCCGCTAAAATTAATCATCGGGAACCCTATCATTGGTAA